The following proteins are co-located in the Apium graveolens cultivar Ventura chromosome 5, ASM990537v1, whole genome shotgun sequence genome:
- the LOC141660798 gene encoding uncharacterized protein LOC141660798, giving the protein MEHTKSFTLQKGQKPCWFDCHRRFLPENHPFRRNRENFRKGKVENDRPVPRLSGTEMRAHVMRLPVVPFGNNDKKISGFGESHNWVRTSIFWELPYWSTNLIRHNLDVMHVEKNVFDNIFNTVMNVTGKTKDNDKARLDLKDICKRPALELQKSSNGKTVKPHVRYTLTKKQIEDVCTWIKSLKLPDGYASNIARCVTDKTPHGKLKGMKSHDCHVFLERLLPIAFRDQLYKPIWDALTKLSRFFNDLCTKSLNEKDMSILEKNIIEITCKLEKIFPPGFFDSMKHLTIHLPYEARVGGPVQYRWMYPFERLMGMLKRAVKNRACVEGSIYYFPDEVLTKANRIPRNDDGGNIELNGRLFVFGLSGRAYGKGRRIFLSEKDLHASHTYILLNCEEIDEFVRLYDDELKVKCPGITDKDIQISRYKDFARWIKDKALPKRINDFG; this is encoded by the exons ATGGAGCATACCAAGTCTTTCACTCTACAAAAAGGTCAAAAACCTTGCTGGTTTGATTGTCATCGTCGGTTTTTGCCAGAAAATCACCCTTTCCGAAGAAACAGAGAAAACTTCAGGAAAGGTAAAGTAGAAAATGATAGGCCTGTACCTCGATTGTCAGGAACAGAGATGCGAGCCCATGTGATGAGACTTCCGGTCGTCCCATTTGGTAATAATGATAAGAAAATTAGTGGGTTTGGTGAATCTCATAATTGGGTTCGGACAAGTATCTTTTGGGAATTACCTTATTGGTCTACAAATTTGATTCGTCATAATCTAGATGTAATGCATGTTGAAAAGAATGTGTTTGACAACATTTTTAACACCGTGATGAATGTTACAGGGAAGACAAAAGATAATGATAAGGCACGTTTGGACTTGAAAGATATTTGTAAGCGTCCTGCATTAGAGCTTCAAAAATCCTCTAATGGTAAGACTGTCAAACCGCATGTAAGGTACACATTGACCAAAAAGCAAATTGAAGATGTGTGCACATGGATTAAGTCCCTGAAATTACCGGATGGATATGCCTCAAATATTGCAAGATGTGTGACGGATAAGACCCCGCATGGAAAACTGAAAGGGATGAAGAGTCATGACTGTCATGTATTCTTGGAAAGACTTTTACCTATAGCATTTCGGGATCAGTTGTATAAACCAATATGGGATGCTTTGACGAAACTTAGTCGTTTTTTTAATGATTTATGTACAAAATCATTAAATGAGAAGGACATGTCCATACTTGAAAAAAACATCATAGAGATCACGTGTAAACTGGAAAAAATCTTTCCACCTGGGTTTTTTGACTCTATGAAGCATTTGACAATACATCTTCCTTATGAAGCTCGTGTTGGGGGTCCAGTTCAGTATAGGTGGATGTACCCTTTCGAGAGGTTGATGGGAATGCTCAAACGGGCAGTGAAGAATAGAGCTTGTGTTGAGGGTTCGATAT ACTATTTTCCGGACGAAGTCTTGACCAAGGCTAATCGCATCCCGAGAAATGATGATGGGGGAAATATTGAACTAAATGGCAGGCTTTTTGTATTTGGTCTATCGGGCCGTGCTTATGGAAAAGGGAGGCGCATTTTCTTGTCTGAGAAAGATTTACATGCCTCACACACTTATATTCTTCTCAATTGTGAAGAGATTGATGAATTTGTGAG ATTGTATGATGACGAGTTAAAAGTGAAGTGTCCTGGCATAACAGATAAAGATATTCAAATCAGCCGTTATAAAGATTTTGCACGTTGGATTAAGGACAAA GCCTTGCCAAAAAGAATCAACGATTTCGGCTAA
- the LOC141661644 gene encoding uncharacterized protein LOC141661644 — MRAILRALSAHILIRICEDLWDTASKVKNNYVKGQGQRRRPSICGSSFSTQSSQSSSQPAVHTPADCVRAICRDPELLRILGGHLGALDPEELARAVAEVNASNQGDSSEGGHRDDHDDEFGGSS; from the exons ATGAGAGCTATCCTGAGGGCACTGAGCGCCCATATTTTGATCAGGATTTGTGAGGATTTGTGGGATACGGCATCCAAAGTGAAGAATAACTATGTCAAAGGTCAAGGACAACGACGACGCCCATCTATATGTGGCTCCTCATTTAGTACACAGTCTTCACAATCATCGAGTCAGCCAGCTGTTCATACTCCGGCTGACTGTGTGAGGGCTATATGTCGAGATCCGGAGCTTCTTCGTATACTGGGAGGCCATCTGGGAGCTCTTGATCCTGAGGAGCTGGCTCGTGCAGTGGCGGAGGTGAATGCATCAAATCAGGGGGATAGCTCCGAG GGAGGACATCGTGATGATCATGATGACGAGTTTGGTGGATCTTCTTAG
- the LOC141660799 gene encoding uncharacterized protein LOC141660799, with protein sequence MKPGRPPSSRYCDYHEDTRHTIEQCYQLSNLIESKIRKGHFIHYIEGQGQVHQRQDDIIADVIFGGFAARDEDYTPNIIRGHQDALVITAKIGTNAVKKILVDNSSSVDLLYHHALARMDTGDRKLDNTHSPLYGFTGNKVKVVGTINLPVLFGTLSCQVWKIVKFHVVSATSSHNAILGRTTISALQAITLIPHLKMKFPTEFGVGEMCGDQTVSR encoded by the exons ATGAAACCGGGTCGTCCTCCAAGCTCTCGTTATTGCGATTACCATGAGGATACCAGACACACCATAGAGCAATGCTATCAATTAAGCAATCTAATCGAATCCAAAATAAGGAAAGGCCACTTTATTCATTATATTGAGGGACAAGGCCAAGTTCATCAGAGACAAGATGACATAATAGCCGATGTAATTTTCGGAGGCTTTGCGGCCAGAG atgaagattataCTCCGAATATTATTCGAGGTCACCAAGACGCATTAGTCATTACTGCCAAAATCGGCACAAATGCAGTAAAAAAGATCCTTGTTGACAACAGTAGTTCTGTTGATTTGTTATACCACCATGCTTTGGCTCGGATGGACACGGGAGACAGAAAACTAGACAACACCCATTCTCCTTTGTATGGATTCACAGGAAACAAAGTAAAAGTAGTTGGTACGATTAATTTACCAGTTCTCTTTGGAACATTGTCTTGTCAAGTATGGAAAATCGTCAAGTTTCATGTCGTAAGCGCGACTTCGAGCCATAATGCTATACTCGGAAGGACGACAATCTCAGCACTGCAAGCCATTACGTTGATCCCTCACCTGAAAATGAAATTCCCAACTGAGTTTGGAGTCGGAGAGATGTGCGGCGACCAAACAGTTTCACGATAA